TGCGACTGTGAAATTTAGAAAAGAAAAACTAAAAGTAGACGAAGCTATTTATGTGACGGATGACAGACAGCAGAATCACTTTAAACAGGTGTTTGAAATTGGAAAAATGTTAGGTGAACCTTACGATTACAAAAAATTACATGTGATTTTTGGAATTATGAGATTTGGAGATGTAATTTTTTCTTCAAGAAGTGGAAATATTATAAGACTTGTCGATTTGCTTGATGAAGCTAAAAAGCAAGTTAAACAAGTTATTAACGAAAAAAATCCTGATATTCCAGAAGATGAGAAAGATGAAATTGCTGAAACTATTGGAAGCGGAGCGATAAAATATTTTGATTTAAGTCAAAATAGAACTAGTGATGTAACATTTACTTGGGACAAAGTTTTAAATTTTGAAGGAAATACTGGACCATATTTACAATATACATATGTTAGAATTATGTCTATCTTTAGAAAATTAAAAGAAGAAAACATCACTTTAGAAAATAAAGAAATTGTTTTAGAAAATATGGACGGAATTGAAAGAGAACTTGCAGTTTCGCTTTTGAGATTTCCACAATTTGTTGTGAAAGCGTATGAAACACTAAAACCTAATATTATTGCTGAATATCTGTTTGACACAGCAAAATTATTTAATAACTTTTATAATTCAAAACAGATATTGAAAGAAGAAAATCCAAAAGTTCGAGATGCTAGAATTTTACTAGCGCAAAAAACTGCATTTATTTTAAAGCAAGGATTGGATTTATTAGGAATTAATACTGTAAATAGAATGTAAAATAAAATAAAGTAAAAGAGTAATTATAACATCAGGGGAAAAAAATTAATTTAAAATTGTATTAATATTAATTGAGAATTAATGATTATAGTGTATACTATACTCAGATCGATAAAAAGATCTAAAACCTCAATTAACCCCCCCTTTTATGAGACCTCTTTTTCGAAAGAGGTCTTTTACTTTAATTAAGGGGATTAAATTTATTAACTAAAAAAATTTTTTAAATAAAAAAAGAAAAGAGGAAAAAAATGGCTAAAAAAAATGAATTTTCTTACAGTTACAGAGATGACAATGATTCGACAGGAGCAAACAAACTGTTAAAAAAAGCGGTATTATTGTTTATAATTTCTGCAATTTTGGTTGCAATATCACATTTTTTCTTAATTAAGGAAAAAGAATCTTTGGTGTCAAAAGCTCCTATTTTAAAAGAAAATAAGGAAAAATTGACAAAAGAGCTTGGTGAAATTAATGATCAAATTAAGTATACTGAAGATGGAAATAAAAGAACACAAGAAATTATAAAAAAATATGACAAATAAAATAAAATAAAATAAATTAAATTAAATTGAGAGGTAAAAAAATGAAAAAAGGAATAGCAATAATTGGAATAATTGCTGCCTGTGCAGGATTTGCATACTCAGGTTGGCATATTTTAGGAACAACATCTAAATTAGTAAAAAATCATAGTTTAAACAGCAACATTAAAAAATTGGAAAAAGAAAAAAGTAAAAAAGAAAAAGTTTTGGATGAATTGACTAAAAAGAATGAAGAACTTACAGCAAAATACGAACAAATGAAAAAAGATGGAAAAATAAAAATAGTTCATTTGACATTTGACGACGGTCCTTCAAATAATACTGAGAAAATTTTGGAAATATTAAAAAGAAATAACATAAAAGCAACTTTTTTTGTGATAGGACGTAACCAAAATAAATATAAGGAAATAATAGACGCAGGACATGCAATAGGGCTTCACAGTTATACACATGATTACAAATATATTTATGCAAATGAACACAATTTCTTTGAAGATTTGTATAGATTACGGGATGCTGTAAAAGCTAAAACTGGAAAAGATGTTAGAATTACAAGATTCCCTGGAGGTTCTAGCAATGCAATTGCATCAAAAGCCTTGAAACAACAAATTATTACTAGAATGGCAAGAGAAGGGTATATTTATCACGATTGGAACTGTGATTCAACAGATGCTAGTGGAAATGGAGTACCTGTACAAAAATTAATTAAATATGGAATTTGTACTAATCACCCAGAAATTGATGTTTTGATGCACGACACAAATGTTAAAGGAACAACTGTTCAAGCATTGCAAACTATTATTGATGGATATAGAAAAGCAGGATACAGTTTTGAAGTAATTACACCTAGCAGCATGAAAATTCAGCATGTAAAACAACCTGAATTAAAAGATTTGAAAAAATAGTAATTAAAATTTTGAATAAAAATTATATTTTAATAAATAATTTTATTTAAATAAAAAGTTTTTATGATTTAATTAAGAAAAAACTAAGTTGTAAAACTGATAGCATATGGTATAATATTAAAATAATAAAAAATATTTATAATTATAGAAGGAGAGTTTTTAATGAAAAAAATAATTACAATGCTATCAGTTTTGTCATTATCACTATCATTAACAGCAAAAGAGAATACAACACAAAATCAGGAAAATAATAGTCAAAATATAATTTTTATAAGAAAAGAAATGATGAAAAAAGCCGATAGTTTAGATTTTAATGTTTCAAAAAGTGACAATAAGTCGGTTATGACAATAAGAAAAGAAGATTTGGATAATTTTACTCACTATCAAAGTGGTGTGGCTTCTTTTTATAGCAAAAGCTTGAACGGAAGTAAAACTTCAAATGGAGAAAGACATGTATCAACTGCAATGGTAGCAGCTCACAAAAGTTTACCATTTGGAACAAAAGTAAAAGTTACAAATTTAAATAATGGAAAATCCGTTATTGTGAGAATTAATGACAGAGGACCTTTTGTCAAAGGAAGAGTTATTGATCTAAGTTATGCGGCATTTTCACAAATTGAAAGTCCTGGAAAAGGTGTAACAAAAGTGGAATTACAAGTATTAAAATAAAAAATAACTAAATTAAAACATATAAAAATATAAAAAAACTTGAAAATTAGAAAGGTGGAAAAATAGTGTTAAATGGAAAAATAGCTTTAATTACAGGTGGCTCAAGAGGAATTGGAAAAGAAATTGCATTAAAATATGCTGAAAATGGAGCAACTGTTATTTCTGGAGATTTAATTGATCCAGATTACAGCCACGAAAATATAACTCACATCAAATTAAATGTAACTGACAGAGAAAATATTAAAGAAGTTGCAAAAGAATTAAAAGAAAAATATGGAAGATTAGATATTTTAGTGAATAATGCTGGAATTACAAGAGATTCATTACTTCAAAGAATGAAAGAATCAGATTGGGATTTAGTTGTTGACATTAACTTAAAAGGTGTTTACAATGTAATGCAAGGATTTGTTTCGCTACTTTTAAAAAGTAAAGCTTCAAGTGTTATAAATATGGCTTCAGTAGTTGGAGTTGACGGAAATACAGGACAAACTAACTATGCGGCAACAAAAGGCGGAGTTATAGCAATGGCTAAAACTTGGGCTAAAGAATTTGGAAGAAAAAATTTGAGAGCAAATGCAATAGCACCTGGATTTATTAAAACTGATATGACTCATGTTTTACCTGAAAAAATCGTTGAAACTGTTTTAGCTAACACTCCATTGAGAAGAATGGGAGATGCACAAGATGTAGCAGAAGCAGCGTTATTCTTAGCAAGTGACGCTTCTAAATTTATAACTGGACAAGTTTTAAGAATTGACGGAGGTTTAAATTTATAAAATTATAAATTTATAAATTTTAAATTATGGCAAAAGTATATGCTTATTATTTGGTGAATAGCGGCACAAGCGGAATTTTAGAAAGCTGGGAAGAATGCAAAAAAGTTGTTTTAAAGAAAAAGGCTAGATATAAATCTTTTGAAAATATAAAAGAAGCACAGGAATGGCTTGACTCTGGAGCAAAATATGAAAAAAAAGAAAAGAACGACATCGAAATTATAAGTAAAATTTTTCAAAGCGACATAGATTGCTTGGCAATTTATTTTGATGCAGGAACTGGAAGAGGTAATGGAGTCGAAGTAAGACTATCAGATTATAAGGGAAACCCACTTTTATACAAAATTTTACCCAAAGAAAAGATTAATGAATTTGGAAATTACTATGTTGCAAAACATAGGACAAATAATTTTGGAGAATTAGTTGGACTTTATGCAGCATTAGTTTTTGCTAAAAAATATGACATAAAAAAAATTATGGGAGATAGTTCGCTTGTGCTTGATTACTGGTCTATGGGACGCTATAACGCAGGTAATCTTGAATCTGACACAATAGAGCTTATAAAAAAAGTTACTCTGATGAGAAAAAAATTTGAAAATCAAAATGGAATCATTAAAAAAATTTCAGGGGACATAAACCCTGCTGATTTGGGATTTCATAAATAAGAATATTATATTAGAAATATTAGAATAAGATAAAAAAGGGAGAGTATTTTTTATGAAAAAAATATTTGTTATAATTATGTTATTCGCTATTTGCGTTATTGGAATTTCTGCAACAAAAGATCAACAATTTAAAATTCCTAAAGCTAAAACAGCGAAAACAAAAACAAAAAAATTGAAAACAACTGACAAAAATTATGAAGGCGAATATTTGAGAGCTACAAACACATTTGTTTATACAAAAGATAATTTGGTTTTTCCAAATAAAATTATTTCTTACACTGTAAAAGATGAAAGTGGCTTACTTGATGGGATCTACAATTTTGCAGCAGAAAAATATGGAGTAACTGAAGCTGATTTAATTGGATTAAATGTTTCTGGAACAATATCTAAAAAAGATAAAGTTATAACAATTAAAAAAATCACAAATTATCAAATTCCTAAAGATAAAATATTAGGTGAAGAAGAAGCATTTGGAACTGATGATTATGAATCAACAACAAATGATAATGCTACTGATGAAACAGAAGGAACTGACAGTAACATATTTCAAGCAAACCCTAGTAATGATGGTCTGTTACAAAACTAAGGAAATTAGAAAAAATATTTGTTAAAAATTAATTCTTGTAATTCAAGGATTAATTTTTTTTATAAAAAAACTGCACTAAAAATCTTTAGCGCAGCATAAAAATTTATTTTTTTAATATTAAATTTTCAAGTAATTCATCGTTATTTTTATATAGTTTTGTAAGTTCAATTAATTTTTTCATCCCTTCAACTTCTGACATTCCACTAAGTTCTCTTCTAAGAGTCCAAATTTTTTCCAAATTTTTTTTAGGGATTAATAGTTCTTCTCTTCTTGTTCCACTTTTTAGCACATCTATAGCTGGAAAAATTCTAAGTTGCTCAAGAGTTCGACTCAAAATAATTTCCATATTTCCAGTACCTTTAAATTCTTCAAAAATAACTTCGTCCATTCTGCTTCCAGTTTCAATAAGCGCAGTTGCGATAATTGTAAGACTTCCACCATTTTTAATATTTCTTGCAGCTCCTAAAATCTTTTTGGATAATAAAGTGCATTGGGGTCAATTCCACCTGAAATTAATTTTCCACTTGATGGAATTGTGATGTTGTAAGATCTTGCAAGTCGTGTCAAGCTATCCATTAAAATTAAGATGTCTTTTCCACGCTCAACTTCTCTTTTTGCCATTTCTAGCACATTTTCAGTAACTTGCGTGTGAATTCTAGGATCTTCGTCAAATGTCGCTGAATAAACTTCGGCTTCTTTCACATTTTCTTTTATATCCGTAACTTCTTCAGGTCGTTCGTCAATTAACAAAATCCAAACATCAATTTCAGGATTATATTTTATGATATCATTCGCAAGTGTCGATAAAAGTACAGTTTTCCCAGCTTTTGGGGGAGCTACGATAAGTCCTCTCTGTCCTTTTCCAATCGGAGAAATTAAATCGATTATTCTTGAAGAAACTTCACCTGAGCCAAGATTTAATTTTTCATCAGGATAAGATGGAATCAAATCGTCAAAAAATGGTCTTTCTAGTGATTTTTCAGGCAAATCTCCGTTTACCAGAAGCACTTTTAAAATCCCGTAATTTTTTTCTGTTCCAATCGGTATTCTAAGCTCTCCAAACACAATATCTTCATTTCTCAAATAAAATCTTTTAATTTGGGAAATTGAAACATAGACATCTGGTCCAACAGAAGTATTTCGTAAAAATCCGTAAGTTGAACCATTCATAATATCAAGTTTTCCAAAACCGTAAGTTTTTCCTTCTTCTTCGCCTTTTTTTATAAGAATAGCATTTATCAAGTCAGATTTTGCCATCCCAGAAAATCCTTCAATTTTATATTCTTTTGCCATTTTTTTCAAAGTTGTAACATTTTTAGAAAGAATATCTTTTATCATCTCTTCTTCCTGATGTTTTTCTTGAAAATTCTTATCTTGTAAAAATTTTTCCGAATTTTTAAATTCTTGTTGATTTTTTTCTGTTTCGTCAATTTTCTCTATTTTTTCAGCTTCATTTTTTTTAATTAAATTTTCTTCTTTTAAAGCCATTTCTGTTTCACCAAGTTTCTGTTCAACTATTTTTTTCGGTCTTCCTCTTTTCTTTTTTTCTTCCATTATTCTCCCACCAACTCTCCATATAATGTCCAAGTTTTTGCGTCATTAATTTTAATATTTACAAATTTACCTTTTAAATTTTTCCCATTATTTTTAAATAAAACAACTTTATGAGTTGAAGTTCTTCCAGTTAGCATTTTAGGATTTTTTCGACTAGGTCCTTCAACCAAAACTTTTATCGTTTGTCCCAAGTATTTTTGACTTTCTTCTCTAGCTTTCATATTTTGAAGTCTAATAAGTTTTTGCAATCTTTCATTTTTAACTTTTTCATCGACTTGATTTTCCATTGTAGCCGCCGGAGTTCCAGTTCTTTTAGAATACATAAACATATATGCATTTTCAAATCCAACTTCATTTACAACATCCATTGTATCTTGAAAATCTTCATCAGTTTCTCCGGGAAATCCAACGATAATATCTGTTGTCAAACCAATATCAGGTATTTTTTCTTTAATTTTTTTTGCAAGTTTTATATATTCTTCTTTTGTGTAACCACGATTCATCGCATCTAAAATCTTTGTTGAACCAGATTGCAGCGGCAGGTGTAACATTCTAGCTATTTTAGAATTTTTTGCTATTGCGTCAATCACATCATCACTAAAGTCTTTTGGATGCGGCGATACATATTTTATCCAGAAATCTCCTTCAACTGCGGCACTTCTTTTTAGCAACTCAGCAAAATTATCACTTTTATCAGCCAAATCACTTCCATAAGAATTTACATTTTGTCCCAAAAACAATATTTCTTTATAACCTTTTTTTGTATATTGCTCAACATCTCTTACAACTTCATTAATTGGTACAGAACGCTCCATTCCACGCACATATGGAACTATACAAAAAGTACAGTAATTATTACATCCATAGGTTATTGAAATTGATGCAACTATGTCATCTCCAAAATCAGCGTCAACTCTGGTAGGAAGTTCGTCTTCATCGTCAACCATAACTATATGAGTTTCTTCACCTTTTTCAATTCTTTCAATAATATCAGGAATTCTTCCAATATTCTGATTTCCCAAAACCAAATCGACATAAGGTGTTCTTTTTATAAATTCATCTCTCACTTCTTGTGCAAGACATCCAGTTACACCTATTATCATATGTCCATCTTTTTCTTCTTTAATTCTTTTCAAATCCCCTAATTTCCCATAAACTTTTGTTGCAGCACCTTCTCTTACTGTACAAGTATTAAGAAATACCAAATCTGAATGTTCAATATCCTCAGTCATTTCATAACCCATTTTTTTTAACATCTGAGTCATTTTTGCACTTTCATTTACATTCATTTGACATCCGTATGTTATTACAGTTGCTCTTTTTTCCACTTTTTCCTCCTTCAAAATTCCTTTTAGCACTAAAAAATAAATGCCAAATATTTTATTAATTTTTTTATTTATTTTTTTCTGATTTACATATTTTGATATGCTCTTCAATTTGAAAATTGTTTTTAAAATAATCTAAATAGTTATAACATAATTAATTAATTTTTTCAAGTTAGTAATTAATTTCAGATGAAATAAAATATCCATCTTTCTCTTCAAGAGTTATTAATCCTTTTCTTATCTAAACTTGAATTATACTATTTTTATATTCTAGTGTATTCTATAAACCATTTATTTCAATTTC
This genomic stretch from Leptotrichia sp. oral taxon 218 harbors:
- a CDS encoding polysaccharide deacetylase family protein, with product MKKGIAIIGIIAACAGFAYSGWHILGTTSKLVKNHSLNSNIKKLEKEKSKKEKVLDELTKKNEELTAKYEQMKKDGKIKIVHLTFDDGPSNNTEKILEILKRNNIKATFFVIGRNQNKYKEIIDAGHAIGLHSYTHDYKYIYANEHNFFEDLYRLRDAVKAKTGKDVRITRFPGGSSNAIASKALKQQIITRMAREGYIYHDWNCDSTDASGNGVPVQKLIKYGICTNHPEIDVLMHDTNVKGTTVQALQTIIDGYRKAGYSFEVITPSSMKIQHVKQPELKDLKK
- the miaB gene encoding tRNA (N6-isopentenyl adenosine(37)-C2)-methylthiotransferase MiaB — translated: MEKRATVITYGCQMNVNESAKMTQMLKKMGYEMTEDIEHSDLVFLNTCTVREGAATKVYGKLGDLKRIKEEKDGHMIIGVTGCLAQEVRDEFIKRTPYVDLVLGNQNIGRIPDIIERIEKGEETHIVMVDDEDELPTRVDADFGDDIVASISITYGCNNYCTFCIVPYVRGMERSVPINEVVRDVEQYTKKGYKEILFLGQNVNSYGSDLADKSDNFAELLKRSAAVEGDFWIKYVSPHPKDFSDDVIDAIAKNSKIARMLHLPLQSGSTKILDAMNRGYTKEEYIKLAKKIKEKIPDIGLTTDIIVGFPGETDEDFQDTMDVVNEVGFENAYMFMYSKRTGTPAATMENQVDEKVKNERLQKLIRLQNMKAREESQKYLGQTIKVLVEGPSRKNPKMLTGRTSTHKVVLFKNNGKNLKGKFVNIKINDAKTWTLYGELVGE
- the fabG gene encoding 3-oxoacyl-ACP reductase FabG, translating into MLNGKIALITGGSRGIGKEIALKYAENGATVISGDLIDPDYSHENITHIKLNVTDRENIKEVAKELKEKYGRLDILVNNAGITRDSLLQRMKESDWDLVVDINLKGVYNVMQGFVSLLLKSKASSVINMASVVGVDGNTGQTNYAATKGGVIAMAKTWAKEFGRKNLRANAIAPGFIKTDMTHVLPEKIVETVLANTPLRRMGDAQDVAEAALFLASDASKFITGQVLRIDGGLNL
- a CDS encoding ribonuclease H family protein encodes the protein MAKVYAYYLVNSGTSGILESWEECKKVVLKKKARYKSFENIKEAQEWLDSGAKYEKKEKNDIEIISKIFQSDIDCLAIYFDAGTGRGNGVEVRLSDYKGNPLLYKILPKEKINEFGNYYVAKHRTNNFGELVGLYAALVFAKKYDIKKIMGDSSLVLDYWSMGRYNAGNLESDTIELIKKVTLMRKKFENQNGIIKKISGDINPADLGFHK
- a CDS encoding serine/threonine protein phosphatase, yielding MAKKNEFSYSYRDDNDSTGANKLLKKAVLLFIISAILVAISHFFLIKEKESLVSKAPILKENKEKLTKELGEINDQIKYTEDGNKRTQEIIKKYDK
- a CDS encoding septal ring lytic transglycosylase RlpA family protein — its product is MKKIITMLSVLSLSLSLTAKENTTQNQENNSQNIIFIRKEMMKKADSLDFNVSKSDNKSVMTIRKEDLDNFTHYQSGVASFYSKSLNGSKTSNGERHVSTAMVAAHKSLPFGTKVKVTNLNNGKSVIVRINDRGPFVKGRVIDLSYAAFSQIESPGKGVTKVELQVLK